The Anaeromyxobacter sp. Fw109-5 genomic interval AGGATGCGGCCGAGCACCTCCTTGCCCACCGGCACGGAGATGGGGGCGCCCGTGTCCCTCACGACCATGCCGCGCACGAGGCCGTCGGTCGAGTCCATCGCGATGCAGCGGGCGGTGTTCTCGCCGAGGTGCTGCGAGACCTCGATGACCAGGTTGTCGGCGCGAGCGTCGATCGCCGGGTTCGTCACGGAGAGCGCGGTGTAGATGTCGGGCAGCGCGCCGGGCGGGAACTCGACGTCCACGACCGGTCCGATGACCTGGGTGATCTTGCCGCTCTGAGCGTTCGGGGTGGCCATGTCTTCCTTTCGAGACTTACTTCAGCGCCTCGGCGCCGCTCACGATCTCCATCAGCTCCTTCGTGACGTAGGCCTGGCGCGCGCGGTTGTACTGGAGGGTGAGCGAGGCGATCATCTCCTCGGCGTTCTTGGTCGCGCTCTCCATCGCGCTCATGCGCGCGCCGTGCTCGCTCGCGGCGGACTCGAGCAGCGCGCGCCACACCTGCATCGCGACGTGGCGGGGGAGCAGATCGCGGAGCAACGCCTCGCGCGACGGCTCGTACTTGAAGTCGATGGAGGCCCCGTCCCCGGCGTCGGGCGGGGTCTCGATGGGCAGCAGCTGGAACACCACCGGCTTCTGGGAGATGGCGCTCTTGAACTCGTTGTACGCGAGGAACACCGCGTCCACCTCGCCGGAGAGGTAGCGCTCCGTGTACTCGGCGGCGATCGCCTCCGCCTTCTCGTACGCGAGGTTCGCGTGGACGCCGGTGAAGTCCTTGCGGATCTCCAGCCGGCGGGCGCGGAAGTAGTCGCGGCCCTTGCGCCCGATGGTGGCGAGCTGGACGCGCTCGTACCGGTCGGCGTTCTCCACGAGGAAGCGCTGGGTGCGCCGGGCGATGTTGGCGTTGAAGCCGCCGGCGAGGCCGCGGTCGCTGGTGATGACCACCACCTCGGCGGTGCGCTGCGCGCGGGGGGCGAGGAGCGGGTGGGCCACCACCTCGTCCGCCGCCGCGCGCGCCGCGATCCGGCCCAGCGTCTGCTCGAGGAGCTGCGCGTACGGGCGGGTCTTCAGGATGGCGTCCTGGGCCCGGCGCAGCTTGGCCGCCGAGACCATCTTCATCGCCTTCGTGATCTGCCGCGTCGACTTCACCGAGCCGATGCGGTTCCGGATGTCACGCAGGGAGGGCACGTTCGCTCGTCCTCGGGGCCGGGCTTACGCCTGGCCCTCGACCTGGAACACGCCGCGGAACTCGCGCAGCGCCGCGTCGAGCTGGGAGCGGATGCCGTCGTCGAGCGCCTTCTTCTCGGCGATGGTCTTGGCGACGCCCGGGTGGCGCGCGTCGAGGAACTCCACGAGCTCGCGCATGTAGCGGCCGACCTCCTCCACCGGCACCTGCCGGATCCAGCCCTGGCCGTTCTCGTCCTTCTGCGTGGCGGCGTAGATCTGGATGACCTGCTTCTCCACCGGCATCGGCGAGTACTGGCCCTGCTTCAGGAGCTCCACGAGGCGCTCGCCGCGGGCGAGGGTCTCCTGGGTCGCCTTGTCGAGGTCGGAGCCGAACTGCGCGAAGGCGGCGAGCTCGCGGTACTGCGCGAGCTCGAGCTTGAGCGAGCCGGCCACCTGCTTCATCGCCTTGATCTGGGCGGAGCCGCCGACGCGGGAGACGGAGATGCCGACGTTGATGGCCGGGCGGACCCCCTGATAGAAGAGGTTCGACTCCAGGAAGATCTGACCGTCGGTGATGGAGATGACGTTCGTCGGGATGTACGCCGACACGTCGCCGGCCTGCGTCTCGATGATGGGCAGCGCGGTGAGCGACCCGCCGCCCTCCTTCTCCGAGAGCTTCGCGGCGCGCTCGAGCAGGCGGCTGTGGAGGTAGAACACGTCGCCCGGGTACGCCTCGCGGCCCGGCGGGCGGCGGAGGAGCAGCGAGAGCTGGCGGTACGCCACGGCCTGCTTGGAGAGGTCGTCGTAGATGATGAGCGCGTGGCGGCCGGTGTCCCGGAAGTACTCCGCCATGGTCACGCCGGTGTACGGCGCGAGGTACTGCATCGGGGCGGGGTCGGAGGCGTTCGCCGCGATGACGGTGGTGTACTCCATCGCGCCGTGCTGCTTGAGGATCTCGACGACGCGGGCCACCGTCGACTGCTTCTGCCCGACCGCGACGTAGAAGCAGTAGAGGTTGTTCCCCTTGTTGTTGAGGATGGTGTCGATCGCCACGGCGGTCTTGCCGGTCTGGCGGTCGCCCAGGATGAGCTC includes:
- the atpG gene encoding ATP synthase F1 subunit gamma, which produces MPSLRDIRNRIGSVKSTRQITKAMKMVSAAKLRRAQDAILKTRPYAQLLEQTLGRIAARAAADEVVAHPLLAPRAQRTAEVVVITSDRGLAGGFNANIARRTQRFLVENADRYERVQLATIGRKGRDYFRARRLEIRKDFTGVHANLAYEKAEAIAAEYTERYLSGEVDAVFLAYNEFKSAISQKPVVFQLLPIETPPDAGDGASIDFKYEPSREALLRDLLPRHVAMQVWRALLESAASEHGARMSAMESATKNAEEMIASLTLQYNRARQAYVTKELMEIVSGAEALK
- the atpA gene encoding F0F1 ATP synthase subunit alpha, which encodes MEIRADEISRIIREQIKDYGKKVDVAETGTVLSQADGVARIYGLAGAAAGELLEFPHGTRGLVLNLEEDNVGAAIMGAFEHIREGDPVKRTGKIAEVAVGEELLGRVVDGLGSPIDGRGPVNAKHTRKIEIKAPGIVQRKSVHEPMQTGLKAIDALVPIGRGQRELILGDRQTGKTAVAIDTILNNKGNNLYCFYVAVGQKQSTVARVVEILKQHGAMEYTTVIAANASDPAPMQYLAPYTGVTMAEYFRDTGRHALIIYDDLSKQAVAYRQLSLLLRRPPGREAYPGDVFYLHSRLLERAAKLSEKEGGGSLTALPIIETQAGDVSAYIPTNVISITDGQIFLESNLFYQGVRPAINVGISVSRVGGSAQIKAMKQVAGSLKLELAQYRELAAFAQFGSDLDKATQETLARGERLVELLKQGQYSPMPVEKQVIQIYAATQKDENGQGWIRQVPVEEVGRYMRELVEFLDARHPGVAKTIAEKKALDDGIRSQLDAALREFRGVFQVEGQA